One Gossypium arboreum isolate Shixiya-1 chromosome 13, ASM2569848v2, whole genome shotgun sequence genomic window, tataccataaatcatacttacaatttaagttaatgcatgaccgaaaatcaccatcattaacatcattatcaaaccaaaaccaaaacacatctatcatccgtataccaagcttaccaaaacaaactactatgagtttcaagcttattgaccgaatctcaaacctcaaaattctaagtttaatctatgtgatgagtagagtttgaactaatcatctcaaacatgcatagattttcaagaatcattcaatacatacctcattctagccatcttctaagccaaaagtcaaagcaaccaaactttcttctccctccctttaggctacggcaatggaggacaaggatcaaccaacttttgattcaattttctctatgaccgaatgcacatacctTAAATTTTCAGCTTGCTATCTTGCCGAAATCCtcaaaacatatttcttctttctttctcaaacattcggcaagaacaaggtaAGGGTGTAtggctctctttttttttttaatacttatttcctattataaaaccatgtagtcattataatattaatacaaaatgcatatattttgtatcccataccatcatagccggccacttcctctaaagtggggaatttgacatgcaagaccattattttcaatacatgctttaatagacccttatagattaacctatcacctttcaaaaatgtcacacataagtcctattaactaaattcacatgcaatttactaaatcgaagcttaaaactttcacacattcatattcacatataataaacataaaatatgacgactaattatttttatgactcgattttgtggtcccgaaaccacttttcgactagggtcaaattaggggtgtcacatccaTCATTCTGATTTTTTTTCTCTCATCTATTCTTTTCTTCTCCTAAGTAAATTTTCCTTCTCTCCATTCTTTAATTTTTGAAACCGTGTGTTATTGTTTGATTGATTGGTATTGTGGTTCATCTATCGTTTCCTTCTGTCCCAAATTTTTAGTTTGGGGAAGACCAAAAGGCTTGGGATTGTCCGTTGGTAACTTAGTTGCGTTGAACTATTGTTCTTCAATTCAAGGTTCTGGTTATCTTGTGGGAGTGTTTGCATCAAATCCGTATCGGGTAATCCTCAAGCATAGGTGAGTCGGTACGACGGAGGCTCAGCGATGACCACTAGTCTAGAAACTAATTATTAACTATcagtttattttaaaatctagattgttttgagagttttgtaatttttgaactctccggatttttttatttttaattttggttttgggtgTGTTTTGACTTCTGAGCTACGACGTTTGACAAAACCAAGGTTTGACACAaacaaatgttttattaaaatacgAACTTGGTTTCAAAATATAACGGCTTTTAAGATTTCTGTTGCAAATTAAGTTTTCCTAAAAGAACAAATTATCGACAGTTTTAGTATTAAACATGTTAACTGATATGTTTTATAAAATCTGGACTTCTTCTTAGCTTTAAACTTTATGATGTTTTAATATAATAGGGTTGATTTCAAAACAGTTCATCGTAACACTtctagattcggtcataacgtctaagccgggtttagggtgttacatttagtggtatcagaggtaggttgcaaaactcaggctgtgaattttgggttcaaaattgaatttgtaaaaaaaatggtttttCAAACAAGTTTACTTTTTGTTAGTAGAGTATgtagtacaccgagtctccggcaccgatCTTGTAAGTACTTATGGACTTAAAAACACTATAGTTAGAAATATCTGAAACTATAGTGAGTTAGTTAGAAACTGAGATTTTTGAAAGATTTCTAAATTTTTGATAAATGTCTGAGACATAAAACAtctactaataaatactaaaactgaggcataaaattTCGTAATGtagataaaattttcaaacaatgaGCGCTCGTGGAACTCACAGTCGTGGTATTCGTGGGTGCGATAGGCGTCGTAGGGGGACTCGAGCTAAGTCTTCCTCTTTGGGTAGTATGCCAAATCTGAATACGAGCGAGATTCCAACTATACCTACTACTGAGACTAGGTCTCAAAGCCGTTCAGCTGGGGTCGACATACTGTGCCAAGCCACGTTGAGAGTTTTAGAGAGGGTCGCTGGTATGGGTAAGCAAAATCCAATTCGATtcgaaaaactcgataaaaaatttaaattttgaattaaatagttcgatttatttgagttaatcaagttattcggatcaactcgaatacaaaattaagttttttggtttaactcgaatatgaattacacaattcaagTTATCTaaaaatccgaataagaaaaggcaaaactaGTTCGTTTTGATAAGTGTTTACCTTCtctaaaattaaaagtaaaaattgttaagttaaaaggaaaaattacattattttgataaatatttactcattaagttaaaaggtaaaacaattatattgtttatgtagtgAAATAATCTTGTTcttcgtctactagttaaataatcggtccatATAAATGCAACAATATAAATAAATGATTCGTTAACTTGACTCGACTTAACTCAAAAAATTTTCACTCGATTTGATTCGAgtcgaaaaaaatttaaattaagttcggttgctaaaatatgactcgtcaactcgactaactaGAACTTTTTTACTCAATTCAACTCGACTCGACCGAATACTCACCCTTAGTCGCTGGGCCCCATTCTGGATTTGATGGTCGTGGGTCGATAATTGAACGAATCTTGTCCAATTGAGCTAAACTATTTAAAGGCATCACTAGAGTCGCTCCTACCGTGGctgaatactggttggaggccatTGATAGAATAATGAATGACATAAAATGCACTCCTAAGTAAAAACTGAAGGCAACAATTTCTTTGCTTCGCgatgaggcatatcagtggtggttatcggttgaggagggtactcaaCTGGATCGTCTTAGTTGGGATTATTTCAAGACTGCCTTTCAAGGAAAATATATAGGCGCAAGCTATGTAGATGCTCGTAGGCATGAGTTCATAAACCTCATGCAAGGTCATAGGactgtggccgagtatgaggtcgATTTTTTACGACTGAGCTGCTATGCTTGAGGCATGTTGGCCTCTGAGTACGAGAAATGTGTCTGCTTTGAGGATGGTCTGAGGGACAGTTtaagggttttgatagctccacaaagggagcaaGAGTTCGCCATTCTAGTGGACAAGGCAAAGATCACCGAAGAAGTTAAGCGCATAAAGCACCAGAACAGGGATCGTGAGAAAGGAAAGAATaaaagggattcagagccctctaaTTCTGCTCAGAGGCCTAAGAAATGGCCCAGACCTGATAAGCCTTCAAGAGGGGGAGCCCCAGTTGCTCCAACTAGGATTATGCAGTGATTGTGGTAAGCGCCATCCTGGGGAGTATTGGAAGAGACTAGGGCATGTTTGCATTGTGGGTCGATGAATCATTTGATTAGGAATTGCCCACAGCATTTTGATTAGATGCAAGCTCCGGGTCTGGGTTTTATTCAGCCTTATAGAGCAGTTCAACAACTACCTAAGGGTCGTGGTTTGGCTAGGGTAGTAATGGTTTAGGTAGAGGACAGAGAGCACTAGGCAAAAGTGCTAATCAGACTTAGGTGAGGCAACTTATGCTGGTATATGCTGCTCGACATCGAGAGAATAATGACGCCCCTGATGTGATTACGAGTATGTTCCTTATTTTTGATGTCCCTTATACTGCTCTAATAGATATAGGGTCAACTCACTCCTATATAGCTAGTTCTGTCTCTAGTAAATTAGGGATTCCTGTTGAAAATACTTCGGGTGAGATTTCTATATTGAGTCTACTGGGTCAATCGATTTTGGTAAACAGATTGTATAGGAATGTACTGCTAGAAGTACAAGAGGTTATGTTTCCAGCAAATATGGTAGAGTTACCGTATGGAGAGTTCGacttgattctgggtatggactggttagtaGAGCATCGAGTCAGTTTGGATTAAGCGACTAAAAGGGTCGTACTGAGAACCAAGAGTGATGTGAAGATTGTTGCGATCGACGAGCGTCGGGATTACTTATCTAACGTGATCTCCGCTCTTGTGGCTGAAAAATTAGTTCGAAAAAAGTGTGAAGCATATATGACTTTTGCAAGAGTTTCAATTTTTAGGGACTCTTCTGTTAAGAAATTAAAATAGTGAGAGAATTTTTAGATGTTTTTCCTGATAAGTTACCGAGTTTATCTCTGAATCagaaagttgaatttggcatcGAGATTCTACCGAGTACAGCTTTGGTGTCCATCGCTCCTTATCGTATGACACTGAAAGAGCTTAGGGAACTTAAGGCTCAGCTTCAAAAGCTTTTGGATCGTGGATTTattcgtcctagtgtgtctccgtgaggGGCACCAattttatttgtaaagaaaaaagacggtaccatgaggatgtgtatcgactaccggcagttgaataagttaactgtgaagaataagtacccactttcgaggatcgatgatttgtttatCAGTTTTTTGGGGCTTCAATATTATCAAAAATAGATCTCCGCTCTAGGTATCATCAGTTTAATGTTAAGGAAACTAATGTTCATAAGATGGGTTTTAagactcgttatgggcactacgagttcctagttatgccctttggtttgatgAATGCTCCGGCTACATTCATAGATCTGATGAACCAGGTTTTCCAACTATATTTGGATAAGCTCATCGTAGTATTCATCAACGATATTCTAGTATACTCTAAGACTGGAGAtaagcatgatgaacatcttagaGTAGTACTTCAAATACTTCGAGAGAAACAGCTCTATGCAAAGTTGAGCAAGCgtgaattctagttatgagaaGTAACTTTTTTAAGGCATGTTTCTGCTGAGAGGATCTGAGTTAATCCTAAAAAGATTAAGGTTGTACTTGATTGGAAATAGTCTAGGAATGTTTCTAAGATCCGCAATTTTCTAGGTCTTGCAGGTTATTATTGGAGTTTTTTTAGGGGTTCTCATTGATTGTAGCTCTTTTAACTAAGCTTTTACGCAAGAATGTTCCTTCTATCTAGACTGATGCACAACAATCGAGCTTTGAAAAGCTTAAGATTGTTCTGACTTAGGCTCCTATTCTAATAAAGCCTGAATCTGGTAAGGAGTTTGTAGTGTATAGTCATACATCGCATCTCGGTCTGGggtgtgttctgatgcaagatagtaaggttgtggcttatacGTCCCAACAGCTTAAGTCACACGAGGGAAATTATCTGACACATTATCTCGAATTGCCTACTGTGGTCTTTGCTTGAAAGATctagaggcattatctgtatggtgaggtgtatcatctacaccgataacaagagcctcaagtacctccttactcaaaaggagttgaatcttatacagcgtagatggattgagttgcttaaggactatGATTGTACGATAGAGTATCATCCAAGTAAGGTCAATGTGGTAGCTGATATTCTCAGTCGTAGAGAGATGTctgatttgagggcgatgtttgctcgtctaagtctgtTTGAGGATGGAAGTTTGTTAGCCGAGTTACAAGTTCAGTCGACTTGGATTAATCAGATTCGTGATAAACAGTTAGGGGATGGTTCTTTGGTTCCGCGTTTCTATCAAGTTGAGAATGGCAGCATGTCTGATTTTGGATCAAATTTATTTCTCGTTGTCTaacgtgccagcaagttaagacTAATCAttagttaccttcgggtttgctccAACCCATAAGATTCTTTATGAAAATGAGAACGTATGACTACaaacttcgttagtgggttaccttTAACATTTACTAAGAATGATTAtgtatgggttattgtggatCGATTAACCAAATCCATCCATTTTATTCCGATTCTATTCTCTGTAGAAGTTAGCCAAGCTCTACATTtctaagattgtgagacttcacagGGTTCCGATTTCGATAATTCCTGATAGGGATGCTCGCTTcactttgcgattttggaagaaacttaaTGAAACTTTAAGTTTGATATTAGACTTTAGTACTACATTCCATCATCAGATCAATAGCCAATCTGAgaaggtgattcagatactggaggatatgctttgaggttgtgtgattgattttcgaAGTAATTGGGAGAATTTTCTGCTTCTAGCtaagtttgcatacaacaacagttttcagtctaacatccagatggcaccttacgaggctttgtatagtcgtaagtgtcgtactccgatatgttagactgagttgggtgaacgacgggTTTTGGATCTTAAGTTAGTTTTCGATATTGAAAATAAGGTTAAATTAATTCGGGATCATCTTAAGgcagcttctgatagacagaagtcttatgcggatttgaaaatgAAGGATATTGAGTACTCTGTAGGGGATTACGTGTTCCTtaaggtatctccgtggaagaaagttctgcgATTCGgatgtaagggcaagttgagccttaggtttattgggccatatcggattctgaagcgtgtgggactggtcgcttatcagttagagctacctctgGAGTTAAACCGtatccatgatgtgtttcatgtctcaATGTTGAGGCAGTATCGCTTTGATTCATCTCACGTAGTTTCtattgaggagatcgaggttagaccCGATTTGGCATTTGAGAATGAGCCAATTCAGATTTTGGATTGGGATGTGAAGATTCTGAGGAGGAAGTTTATCCTATTAGTTAAGGTTATGTGGCAAAATCATGGcactgaggaagccacgtgggaacctgagaactcaatgcgtcagcagtatcctcatctgttcggataaggtaaatttcgaggttgaaatttcttttagggggtggagttgtaacaccctgaattatttaattttgtttctatTAATTCTGTAAAAAATGAGTATCTGCTTCAACGGCTAAGTGTTTTGGATGTGTGATTTAAGTCTTAGGTTCAAGTCTCAGTCATATAAATTTCTGTTATTTTTTATCCTAGCCTATTCATTGGCAATTGGGCTTATATTTTATTTGCAGTAAACTCATATTAGAATAagcctgctggttcgagtggtaagatgTTAGCTTGTCCtaaggtcttgtgtttgaatcatCGTACGAACATGAATGTTAATTTTTGCTTTGGTTGTCTAATAAAGGTTTGGTGGAGTTGCGATTTTGAGGTAGTTGGATGTGGTTTGTGGGTAGGATTGTATAGGATAAGGTGATTAGTGGATGGAGTTGGgggaaattttgtttatttttttaatttttttcctctTTCTCAAAAGTTCCATAATTCTGATTTtttttcctctcatcttttcttttcctctcctAAGTAAATTTTCCTTCTCTCCATTCTTCAAATTTTGAAATCGTGCGTTATTGTTTGATTGATCAGTACTGTGGTTCATCTATTGTTTCTTTTTGTCCCAGTTTTGTATTCGGGGAAGACCAAAAGGCTTGGAATTGTCCGTTGGTAACTTAGTTGCGTGGAACTATCGTTGTTCTATTAAAGGTTCTGGTTATCTCATAAGAGCGTTTGCATTAAATCCAAATCAAGTAATCATCAGACATAGGCGAGTCAGTACGACAGAGACTTAACGGTGACCACTAGCCTAGAAACTAATTCTTAACTATcagtttattttaaaatctagattgttttgagagttttgtaatttttggacTCTTCGGACTTTTCTATTcttaattttggttttgggtgTGTTTAGACTTCTAAACACATTTGACAAAATCAAGGTTTGAcgcaaataaatgttttattaaaatacaaACTTGGTTTCAAAATATAACAACTTTTAAGATTTCCGCTGCAAATTAAGTTTTCCTAAAAGAATAAATTATCGACGGTTTTAGTAATAAACATGTTAACTGATATGTTTTATAAAATCTGGACTTTTTCTTAGTGATAAACTATACGAggttttaatataatataattgatttcaaaatagtTCATTGTAACACTTttaaattcggccataacgtctatgcCAGATTTGTCGTGTTACAAGTGGCCAACATCGAGGGTGATAGTGAGGGAGCTGAGAGGGATGAAGAAAAATTGTGAAAAAGCCCCCcttttttctctttctctttttgtTGTTTAATGAAATAAGGCGTGTGAGAGAGATGACAAGAAAATGTCCAGCATGGCAAGTTAATTGGCCACGTTAGTTAGTTAACTACCACATTACTTATTTTGTTAATCTGCAACGGAAAATGCTAATGAgtgattattttgttatttttctaaagtttcgtaattaaattaaaaattgagtgattattttgttattttctcAAAGTTGTGTGATTATTAGCATAGTTTACCCAaaaattaaagtattaaaataaaaaactattttAAATTGGGAAAACGATTAAAATTCACATTTCATCAAACCATAAATTCAAATCAGACGGTAATTATAAATCTCGTTTTTCAAAATTATATGTCTATgcatagataaataaataaataaatacaagagagggagaaaagagagaagaaaagaaaTCGGAAAAGAAACACAAAAAGTGGACTGATAAGAGATACAGAGGCAGAGCAACAACAGCAACACCAAGCCTCCTCCTGCCTCAATTTCAGAttcattacataaatatatatattaaagcaaTAATTTAGACAAGAAAATATACCCcaagtttttcttttatttttctctggGATGATTGTGTTTTCATTGTaagatttcttcttcttcttcttcttcttcttcttccctttTTATGTAATATTCTCAGTTTTTtcgttctttctttcttttacctGGTAATTGATATCTATTTTTATGTTGATTTTCAGGACCTTTTTGATAAAAATTTAGTGTACTTGTTTAGATCTTTAAGGTCAGACAACAAATTCCTCTCGAagttcaaattttcaacataaaaTATGTACTTTGTAAAGAGCATATCTTCATCTCTGATGACTCTTCTCTATCTTGGTTGAACAAAAGCAGCAAAACCcagaatttattttcattttccttttttttttcacacCATAAACTGCCGTAATAGTTTTTTCCACCAAAATCcgttttattttacttaattcatTCTCTTGAACAAAATTCCATCTGGGGTCTTTCAgaatttcttcctttttcttcaactttgatatttttttttcttcttttttgataTGGAAGTTGAAACTTGTTTTGCTTTTGTTTATAGCAGGGATGGAGAAAGATGAGAGGAGCCAAAGAACATGCAAAAAAATAGATTCAGAGCTGTTTTTACAGTGGGGAAACAGAAAAAGGCTAAGATGTGTGAGAGTTAAAGACTCTCAAAATACATCTCATAAATCCAATGCTACAACCCGTAGAAGATTCAATTCCTCTACTTTTTCTCATTCCAATTATCGTCTCACTAGGTAAGAAGACcagcttttcttcttcttttctgttcttttcttttcttttctttttttgtcttGTGGGCGGGGGGCTTTTAAAAAATCAATCAATTTTCTTGGCACCTTTTGTTGGTTTGGGATTATTAGATtgtctgcttttttttttttacctcccttttttttttacccTTTTGTTTGATTTCTGGGAAACTGTTGGGTTGGGAGGAGAAAAGCTTGAATTTTGTGTTAGTTTCTTTTATCCAAATTTGCTGCGAATGGCTATGGAATCTCAGCTAGCCTCCTAGTGCGTGGAAGGAATTTTCGGAGAAAATGAGGTTGGAAACGTTGTTTTCCCTTTTACTCTGTTTGGTTACAGGGAAAATAGAGAAGGGAAGTTTGAATTTGTTTGTTTCAATGACTACTATATTTTTAGTCCCTTAGCAGACCTAACGTTGGTGTTATGAAATTCCCAAGTAAAACTTTTATAATGAATTAGCAAGCTAGCACCAACTTGTGAAATTGACTCTCATTGTTTGTTTGATTGTAGTTCTCAGGCACTCCAGTCGACTATGACTGAGCACCAGAAAACTTTGTCACTGGAGAAGGAAGATCGGTACTACACAACAAGGGGATCAGCGGTGAGTTTAATTGATGAGAATGGGAAGGTAGTAGTGGATAGTAGCAGTAATGGAGATGATAAAAAAAGGGTAGTGTGGCCGAAGCTGTATATGACATTGTCAAGCAAAGAAAAAGAGGAGGATTTTATGGCAATGAAAGGGTGTAAACCTCCTCAAAGACCTAGAAAGAGAGCCAAGATCATTCAAAGGAGCTTACTTGTAAGTAACATCGATGAATTTATTCCAAATTTCCAATAATTTAACTATTGAATCATATGTCGTTTTTGAATGTGAGAATTGTAATAGCCAACAATCGATTGGATCCTTTATTTTGGTTGAGGTACCCGTGTCTAACCCATATTTGGACATAGGTACGAGGATATGACCCTCCAAGGATTctccaaatacatggaaaaactCTGAAAATATTGAACACTCAGTCTGAGTAACATAGAGTAAATTGGTTTTGGGTTGTTTCTTTTGCAAATTGGGTTTACTTATGTGGTGAATGGCAGTTGGTGAGCCCTGGTGCATGGTTGACTGATATGTGCCAAGAGAGGTATGAAGTAAGGGAAAAGAAGAGTTATAAGAAGGTACATGATTCACTCTTCTTATATTTTTTTCTTCAGCTTTCAATATATTCTCATTTTTCTTCAAGTACCTGTGTCTGTAATATGGGTTTAtatgaaaaatttagaaaaaaattgagCATGTCCGTACCCATATCTGACAGTTACCAAAGTCTGAGTGATATAGTTTCATTGTGTTTTTGTATGTGTATTGGGATAATGCAGAGACCAAGAGGATTGAAGGCCATGGGGAGTATGGAAAGTTATTCAGATTGAGAGACCTTTGGAGGAGCTATTTTCTCTTCTTAATTTTATGGAAACTTTTGCCGTTAATGGAAGAGAAAAATGACAAACAATATCTGCCAGATTTGTTGTATACAAgttgaaattttcatttttataaatGAAAATACCTAAATCATCAAATTCATAGTGTGATTTTGGTAACCATGAGTTGCAATCAACCTATGTTATTTCAATTCCCAACTGGAATATCATATCTGAATTGAACTAATATCAGACACGACCACTTTATCCAAATTCACCTCGCAAAAAAGATAAAGGTAATCAACTCTAAATC contains:
- the LOC108465336 gene encoding uncharacterized protein LOC108465336 isoform X1; this encodes MEKDERSQRTCKKIDSELFLQWGNRKRLRCVRVKDSQNTSHKSNATTRRRFNSSTFSHSNYRLTSSQALQSTMTEHQKTLSLEKEDRYYTTRGSAVSLIDENGKVVVDSSSNGDDKKRVVWPKLYMTLSSKEKEEDFMAMKGCKPPQRPRKRAKIIQRSLLLVSPGAWLTDMCQERYEVREKKSYKKRPRGLKAMGSMESYSD
- the LOC108465336 gene encoding uncharacterized protein LOC108465336 isoform X2, whose protein sequence is MEKDERSQRTCKKIDSELFLQWGNRKRLRCVRVKDSQNTSHKSNATTRRRFNSSTFSHSNYRLTSSQALQSTMTEHQKTLSLEKEDRYYTTRGSAVSLIDENGKVVVDSSSNGDDKKRVVWPKLYMTLSSKEKEEDFMAMKGCKPPQRPRKRAKIIQRSLLVRGYDPPRILQIHGKTLKILNTQSE